One genomic window of Polyangium aurulentum includes the following:
- a CDS encoding Smr/MutS family protein, whose protein sequence is MLGRIRDLLARLFAPPPAAPPEPEPEEPEEPAPNEDDIAVLPIEDSIDLHGFQPRDIPSVVEEYLREAHARGFVEVRLIHGRGKGVQRRVVQSILAKHPLVASFRDAPASRGGWGATVALLRQE, encoded by the coding sequence GTGCTCGGCCGCATCCGCGACCTCCTCGCGCGCCTCTTCGCCCCCCCACCGGCGGCCCCGCCCGAGCCCGAGCCCGAAGAGCCCGAAGAGCCCGCCCCGAACGAGGACGATATCGCCGTCCTGCCGATCGAGGATTCAATCGATCTGCACGGCTTCCAGCCCCGCGACATCCCCTCCGTCGTCGAGGAATACCTCCGCGAGGCGCACGCACGGGGGTTTGTCGAGGTCCGCCTGATCCACGGCCGCGGCAAGGGCGTGCAGCGGCGGGTCGTTCAATCGATCCTGGCGAAGCACCCGCTCGTGGCGTCGTTCCGCGATGCTCCCGCGTCGCGCGGAGGATGGGGCGCGACCGTCGCCCTCCTCAGGCAGGAGTGA
- a CDS encoding endonuclease/exonuclease/phosphatase family protein produces the protein MEIAPDHVRLATWNCFGAPQSLEDFLSGRPFWPERLEDPAVLATLSGYDIVCIQENLVDRVRTSLEVLRAAGGFSELWFDPMGPCGESKTFVGGGLAILSRFPMTSRFVKLPRGEGPDGYARKGFALAEVRLPSGRELYLANTHLQADDERVSLDACRRARWSQLEALRDGLSSMLREGAPLVLCGDLNVPHGSDEYERLARLFGQELVDVVGREGFHTYDIARNDIAAKFHEGGPEKALIDYVWTSRGRVEAKEVSMILEEPIAELGGCPPSYAGRAFPSDHYGIGAVIAIE, from the coding sequence ATGGAAATCGCCCCGGATCACGTCCGTCTCGCCACCTGGAACTGCTTCGGGGCGCCGCAGAGCCTCGAGGACTTCCTTTCCGGCCGGCCGTTCTGGCCCGAGCGGCTGGAGGACCCGGCCGTGCTGGCCACGCTCTCGGGCTACGATATCGTGTGCATCCAGGAAAACCTGGTGGACCGGGTGCGCACGAGCCTCGAGGTGCTGAGGGCGGCGGGAGGTTTTTCCGAGCTGTGGTTCGACCCGATGGGCCCGTGCGGTGAGAGCAAGACGTTCGTCGGTGGCGGGCTGGCGATCCTGTCGCGTTTTCCGATGACGTCGCGCTTCGTGAAGCTGCCGCGCGGGGAGGGGCCGGATGGGTACGCTCGCAAGGGATTCGCGCTGGCCGAGGTGCGATTGCCGAGCGGGCGGGAGCTTTACCTGGCGAACACGCATTTGCAGGCGGACGACGAGCGGGTGTCGCTCGATGCGTGCCGCCGTGCGCGCTGGTCGCAGCTCGAGGCGCTGCGCGACGGGCTGTCGAGCATGCTGCGCGAGGGCGCGCCGCTGGTGCTATGCGGGGACCTGAACGTGCCGCACGGCTCGGACGAATACGAGCGGTTGGCGCGGCTGTTCGGCCAGGAGCTGGTCGACGTCGTGGGCCGGGAGGGGTTTCACACGTACGACATCGCGCGCAACGACATCGCGGCGAAGTTCCACGAGGGCGGGCCCGAGAAGGCGCTGATCGATTACGTGTGGACGTCGCGGGGGCGGGTCGAGGCGAAAGAGGTGTCGATGATCCTGGAGGAGCCGATCGCGGAGCTCGGGGGCTGTCCACCGAGCTATGCGGGGAGGGCATTCCCTTCGGATCATTACGGGATCGGGGCGGTGATCGCGATCGAGTGA
- a CDS encoding PAS domain S-box protein, with protein sequence MRCVRTYMCVARQPMRFPSEASSQALPFDAAAFFAHSKDVCVAYDAARRFAYLNPRALALTGKPLEQLIGRSPVEVYGERASDIERCLAQAVETGEGVPVVHKLRDPSGTAFYFDTMYTPVRGASGAVTYVMGIGRDVTDLSRRWRELQDTVAKRTRDLQETHARFDVLAQNLQIGVLIRGPQAEVRYFNARLLELFGMTEDQLNRRVPYDPGWRVVGEDGQPLTHDQWPTQRALSTALPVQGVVIGIDRPRHGDRVWLLANVVIQRNAQGELEQTIGTFSDITGARRAAQELADRERMFRLIAETISDVFWVYEARLNKPIYVSPAYETIWGRSRKEFCEREGSFIDSVHPDDQDRVRAALPLQATGEYDIEYRAVRPDGTIRWVRDRAFPVKDASGELIQLVGLATDITEHKEAERLIRSQAAALRELSTPLVPISAGVLAMPLVGVLDSARVRQVLETLLEGIVKHAAEVVILDVTGVGIVDTAVANALMQATQAAKLLGAEVVLTGIRPDVAGTIVSLGVDLPGLVTHGTLETAIAYALRRSSRTSRAR encoded by the coding sequence ATGCGTTGCGTGCGCACCTACATGTGCGTCGCGAGACAACCGATGCGCTTTCCCTCCGAAGCCAGTTCCCAGGCTCTTCCGTTCGATGCCGCAGCGTTCTTCGCTCACTCGAAGGACGTGTGCGTGGCGTATGACGCCGCGCGCCGCTTTGCCTACCTGAACCCGCGCGCCCTCGCGCTGACGGGCAAGCCGCTCGAGCAGCTCATCGGCAGGAGCCCGGTCGAGGTGTACGGCGAGCGCGCCTCGGACATCGAGCGGTGCCTGGCGCAGGCGGTCGAGACCGGCGAGGGCGTCCCGGTCGTGCACAAGCTGCGCGACCCGAGCGGGACGGCCTTCTACTTCGACACGATGTATACGCCGGTGCGAGGCGCCTCCGGGGCCGTCACCTACGTGATGGGCATCGGCCGGGACGTGACCGACCTGTCGCGGCGCTGGCGGGAGCTGCAGGACACGGTCGCGAAGCGGACGCGGGATCTGCAGGAGACGCACGCGCGCTTCGACGTGCTCGCGCAGAACCTCCAGATCGGCGTGCTCATCCGCGGCCCGCAGGCCGAGGTGCGCTACTTCAACGCGCGCTTGCTCGAGCTGTTCGGCATGACCGAGGACCAGCTCAATCGCCGTGTCCCCTACGATCCGGGCTGGCGCGTGGTGGGCGAGGACGGCCAGCCGCTGACCCACGATCAGTGGCCGACGCAGCGCGCTCTCTCGACGGCGTTGCCCGTGCAGGGCGTGGTGATCGGCATCGATCGACCTCGCCACGGCGATCGGGTGTGGCTCCTGGCAAACGTCGTGATCCAGCGAAACGCGCAGGGGGAGCTCGAGCAGACCATCGGCACGTTCAGCGACATCACGGGCGCGCGGCGCGCGGCGCAGGAGCTGGCCGATCGCGAGCGGATGTTCCGCCTCATCGCCGAGACGATCAGCGACGTGTTCTGGGTGTACGAAGCGAGGCTGAACAAGCCGATCTACGTGAGCCCCGCGTACGAGACGATCTGGGGTCGATCGCGCAAGGAGTTCTGCGAACGGGAGGGGAGCTTCATCGATTCGGTCCACCCCGACGATCAGGATCGCGTGCGCGCCGCCTTGCCGCTTCAGGCGACCGGCGAGTACGACATCGAGTATCGTGCGGTTCGTCCGGATGGGACCATCCGGTGGGTGCGGGATCGGGCGTTTCCGGTGAAGGATGCGTCGGGGGAATTGATTCAGCTGGTAGGTCTGGCGACGGACATCACGGAGCACAAGGAGGCGGAGCGGCTGATTCGGAGCCAGGCGGCGGCGCTGCGGGAGCTCTCGACGCCGCTCGTGCCGATCAGCGCGGGCGTTCTGGCGATGCCGCTCGTGGGCGTGCTCGATTCGGCTCGCGTGCGGCAGGTGCTGGAGACGTTGCTCGAGGGCATCGTGAAGCACGCGGCGGAGGTGGTGATCCTCGACGTGACGGGGGTGGGGATCGTCGATACGGCGGTCGCGAACGCGCTGATGCAGGCGACGCAGGCGGCGAAGCTTCTCGGGGCCGAGGTGGTGTTGACGGGCATCCGCCCGGACGTGGCGGGGACGATCGTGAGCCTCGGCGTGGATTTGCCGGGGCTCGTGACGCACGGGACGCTCGAGACGGCAATCGCGTACGCGCTGCGCAGGTCGTCACGAACCAGCCGGGCGCGTTGA
- a CDS encoding DUF6882 domain-containing protein, with amino-acid sequence MMSKGQSKSKPGAAKKSVSRARPGTAEARAAKAKSPASNGGKARKTSKTAPSATKAAAAKAKPKPKPKAAARSVPPPPRRPSERPQSVAPPASIVPRTPLPPRIQMPSDPPPAARAAEEALVVKWARRGARLLRMLSAHGARDHEFRVDLKEGRFVWISPDGRVSAEARAEALCSYAQATSALTMAWADPLLKTTGVPRIDVMPSEQDALDEEQAWRVAMRAAEASGAEYLYRVAAPNAWYFLGLRDLSFQPARASFTPGTPVGLVLRGIDETRQAILSGAEPADVVRDRLSRTGGAFLHEADYAYRGTDWVSRLSRAGKRMLQLSEQVPRAGFDAVAQGAAAGEWLGPELATQLESALTMLEEEWLLFA; translated from the coding sequence ATGATGAGCAAGGGCCAATCGAAGTCGAAGCCAGGGGCGGCGAAAAAGTCTGTGTCCAGGGCGCGCCCGGGGACGGCAGAGGCGCGCGCCGCCAAAGCGAAGAGCCCCGCGTCGAACGGAGGCAAGGCCCGCAAGACCTCGAAGACCGCGCCGTCGGCGACCAAAGCCGCGGCTGCCAAGGCCAAACCCAAGCCCAAGCCCAAGGCCGCCGCGCGCAGCGTCCCCCCGCCGCCGAGGCGCCCGAGCGAGCGACCGCAAAGCGTGGCGCCTCCTGCGAGCATCGTGCCCCGCACGCCCCTGCCGCCGCGCATCCAGATGCCGAGCGATCCCCCTCCCGCGGCCCGCGCGGCCGAGGAGGCGCTCGTCGTGAAGTGGGCGCGCCGCGGCGCACGCCTTTTGCGCATGCTCTCGGCGCACGGCGCGCGCGATCACGAGTTCCGGGTGGACCTCAAAGAGGGCCGCTTCGTGTGGATCAGCCCGGACGGCCGCGTCTCGGCCGAGGCGCGGGCCGAGGCGCTTTGCAGCTACGCGCAGGCCACGAGCGCGCTGACCATGGCGTGGGCCGATCCGCTGCTCAAGACCACGGGCGTGCCGCGGATCGACGTGATGCCCTCCGAGCAGGACGCGCTCGACGAGGAGCAGGCCTGGCGCGTGGCCATGCGCGCCGCGGAGGCGAGCGGGGCCGAGTATCTCTACCGGGTCGCCGCGCCGAATGCCTGGTATTTCCTCGGCCTGCGCGACCTGAGCTTTCAGCCTGCGCGCGCCTCGTTCACGCCTGGGACGCCCGTGGGGCTCGTCTTGCGGGGCATCGACGAGACGCGGCAGGCGATCCTGTCGGGCGCCGAGCCCGCCGACGTGGTGCGCGACCGGCTCTCGCGCACGGGCGGCGCCTTCCTGCACGAGGCCGATTACGCCTACCGCGGCACCGACTGGGTGTCGCGGCTATCGCGGGCAGGAAAGCGCATGCTCCAGCTCTCCGAGCAGGTGCCGCGCGCGGGCTTCGACGCGGTCGCGCAGGGCGCCGCCGCGGGCGAATGGCTCGGCCCCGAGCTCGCAACCCAGCTCGAGAGCGCGCTGACCATGCTCGAAGAGGAGTGGCTTCTGTTCGCCTAG
- a CDS encoding ATP phosphoribosyltransferase regulatory subunit, translating to MRDLLPEEARRRRALARILLDQFALHGYDLVMPPAFELAEVLEKGLGTLDPGDVLRFVEPESGEVAALRPDMTPQIARMVATRLCDEPRPIRLCYEGTVLRRRQGRARRHRQIPQAGVELYGAPSPAGDGEVLRLIAAVVRAAGLSDFVIDLGHARIARALVEDLPEVIADEVTLALIQKDVSRVEAVLRGQKAVNVPSDLARALCALSDLSGGGADRPGSEVIAQGRRLFAGTKAAGPLEELAGLFEAARRGDDLGDVLRLDLGEVRGFAYYTGPIFHVLAPGPGEPIGAGGRYDDLLGRFGAPMPAVGFGLHLDALAWAREAAGVGDERVARVLVAADPPGEALVAALRARGVTAVLHAEDDDPRRYAAAFRFTHLVEKGAAGPALSGVEGNAFEPIGLPDAADSTALADAIVSLSRS from the coding sequence ATGCGAGATCTCCTTCCGGAAGAAGCGCGCCGTCGGCGTGCGCTCGCCCGCATCCTTCTCGACCAGTTTGCCTTGCACGGATACGACCTGGTGATGCCGCCGGCGTTCGAGCTGGCGGAGGTGCTCGAGAAGGGGCTCGGGACGCTCGATCCGGGGGACGTTTTGCGTTTCGTGGAGCCGGAGTCGGGCGAGGTGGCCGCGCTCCGCCCGGACATGACGCCGCAGATTGCGCGGATGGTGGCCACGCGGCTCTGTGACGAGCCGAGGCCGATCCGCCTTTGCTATGAGGGCACGGTGCTGCGGCGCCGGCAGGGCCGCGCGCGGCGGCACCGGCAGATCCCGCAGGCGGGCGTCGAGCTGTACGGCGCGCCCTCGCCCGCGGGCGACGGGGAGGTCCTGCGCCTCATCGCCGCCGTGGTGCGCGCCGCAGGCCTCTCGGATTTCGTGATCGACCTCGGCCACGCCCGCATCGCGCGCGCGCTCGTCGAGGATCTGCCCGAGGTGATCGCCGACGAGGTGACGTTGGCCCTCATACAAAAGGATGTCTCCCGGGTCGAAGCGGTGCTGCGCGGACAGAAGGCGGTGAACGTCCCGTCCGACTTGGCGCGCGCGCTTTGTGCACTGTCGGATCTGTCGGGTGGGGGAGCAGACCGGCCGGGGAGCGAGGTGATCGCGCAGGGGCGTCGGCTGTTCGCGGGGACGAAGGCGGCCGGGCCGCTCGAGGAGCTGGCGGGTCTCTTCGAGGCCGCGCGGCGTGGGGACGACCTCGGCGACGTGCTGCGGCTCGATCTGGGGGAGGTGCGAGGGTTCGCCTATTACACGGGGCCGATCTTCCACGTGCTCGCGCCGGGGCCGGGCGAGCCGATTGGCGCGGGCGGACGTTATGACGACCTGCTCGGGCGCTTCGGCGCGCCGATGCCGGCCGTTGGATTCGGGCTGCACCTCGACGCGCTCGCGTGGGCGCGGGAGGCAGCGGGCGTCGGCGACGAGCGGGTGGCGCGGGTGCTCGTGGCGGCGGATCCGCCCGGGGAGGCGCTCGTCGCCGCCTTGCGCGCGCGCGGGGTGACGGCGGTGTTGCACGCGGAGGACGACGATCCGCGACGCTATGCGGCCGCGTTCCGGTTCACGCACCTCGTCGAGAAGGGCGCGGCGGGCCCTGCGCTCTCTGGCGTCGAGGGCAATGCATTCGAGCCGATCGGGCTGCCCGATGCCGCGGATTCGACGGCGCTCGCCGACGCGATCGTCTCCCTCTCGCGCAGCTAG
- a CDS encoding RNA polymerase sigma factor, with the protein MAVQAATTTRTSAASSASYGPENTPLSVLIEHVKQGDRASLEALTRVIRPHVERQLSRYPVSDEDRLDLVQSTLLQVIRRIRSFRGDSSFTTWLFRVTANEALMLMRSQRRQRARFVGGLDLEDLSMLPTMRAPAHEDDAASVAERERFVRLALGELPNDYRDVVMAHYHEDLGLHEIAQKLMVSESAVRSRLHRARVRLRAILNATPYGRELSSSSPDVERASAAAVAAPATT; encoded by the coding sequence ATGGCCGTCCAGGCCGCCACGACGACGCGAACCAGCGCGGCATCTTCCGCTTCTTACGGCCCCGAGAACACTCCGCTGAGCGTGCTCATCGAGCACGTCAAGCAGGGCGATCGGGCCTCGCTCGAAGCGCTGACGCGAGTTATCCGGCCTCACGTGGAGCGGCAGCTCTCGCGTTATCCCGTCTCGGACGAGGACCGGCTCGACCTCGTGCAATCGACGCTCCTGCAGGTGATAAGGAGGATCCGTTCGTTCCGTGGCGACTCGAGCTTCACGACGTGGCTCTTCCGGGTCACGGCGAACGAGGCGCTCATGCTGATGCGCTCGCAGCGCAGGCAGCGCGCGCGATTCGTGGGCGGGCTCGATCTCGAGGATCTGAGCATGCTGCCCACCATGCGCGCCCCCGCGCACGAGGACGACGCCGCGAGCGTGGCCGAGCGCGAGCGGTTCGTGCGCCTCGCCCTGGGCGAGCTGCCGAACGATTATCGCGACGTGGTGATGGCGCATTACCACGAGGACCTCGGGCTGCACGAGATCGCGCAGAAGCTCATGGTGAGCGAGAGCGCCGTGCGCTCGCGGCTCCACCGCGCCCGGGTCCGGCTTCGGGCAATCCTGAACGCGACCCCCTACGGTCGCGAGCTCTCCTCGAGCTCCCCCGACGTCGAGCGCGCCTCCGCCGCCGCAGTGGCCGCGCCCGCTACGACCTAG
- a CDS encoding pseudouridine synthase, translated as MAKPSGVAVHHGWSREGEAALELLRDHLGQYVFPVHRLDRPTSGVLLFALDSEGARVLHELFEEGGVEKRYLALVRGVAPEAGTIDHPIPRREDGPRVPATTEFRRLWRGEHVSLVEARPKTGRLHQVRRHMKHISHPLIGDANYGKGAVNRDYRERIGLERLALHAAELSFTDPWSGEPLRITAPVPSDLRGPLERLGVPAEILT; from the coding sequence ATGGCGAAGCCCTCGGGCGTGGCGGTCCATCACGGCTGGAGCCGCGAGGGAGAGGCGGCCCTCGAGCTTCTGCGCGATCACCTCGGCCAGTACGTCTTCCCGGTGCACCGGCTCGATCGCCCGACGAGCGGCGTCCTGCTCTTCGCCCTGGATTCCGAGGGCGCGCGGGTCTTGCACGAGCTGTTCGAGGAGGGCGGCGTCGAGAAGCGCTATCTCGCGCTCGTCCGCGGCGTGGCGCCCGAGGCGGGGACGATCGATCACCCGATCCCGAGGCGCGAGGACGGCCCGCGCGTGCCGGCGACGACCGAGTTTCGAAGGCTATGGCGCGGCGAGCACGTCTCGCTGGTCGAGGCGCGGCCGAAGACGGGCCGGCTGCACCAGGTGCGCCGGCACATGAAGCACATCAGCCACCCGCTGATCGGGGACGCCAATTATGGCAAGGGTGCTGTGAACCGCGATTATCGCGAGCGAATCGGCCTCGAGAGGCTGGCGCTGCACGCGGCGGAGCTTTCGTTCACCGACCCCTGGAGCGGCGAGCCTTTGCGGATCACAGCTCCGGTGCCCAGCGACCTGCGCGGGCCGCTCGAGCGCCTGGGGGTGCCGGCGGAGATTCTCACTTGA
- a CDS encoding HAD family hydrolase — translation MLPPTAVVFDLDGTLIDSRGDIVAAINHALVTTGRPPQPAQVIVRFVGDGARTLCARAAKLPEDATETDELMKLFLEYYAAHPLDFTRWSVGALEAIETLSEMENMSLGILTNKHRSTTDVVLQSLGIADRFHVIVAGGDMPEKKPDPAPLLHAANKLGSPPGAVVMVGDGVQDVMCARRAGTWAVAVESGFSPVETLIQAGPDVTVKDLSMLPGIVQRWREPTTKIKLR, via the coding sequence GTGCTTCCTCCTACGGCGGTCGTGTTCGATCTCGACGGTACGCTGATCGACAGTCGCGGCGACATCGTTGCAGCGATCAACCACGCGCTGGTCACGACCGGGCGCCCTCCCCAGCCCGCGCAGGTGATCGTGCGCTTCGTGGGCGACGGCGCCCGCACGCTCTGCGCGCGCGCCGCGAAGCTGCCCGAGGACGCGACCGAGACCGACGAGCTGATGAAGCTCTTCCTCGAATACTACGCCGCGCACCCGCTCGACTTCACGCGCTGGAGCGTGGGCGCGCTCGAGGCGATCGAGACGCTCTCCGAGATGGAGAACATGTCGCTCGGAATCCTCACGAACAAGCACCGCTCGACGACGGACGTGGTCCTGCAGTCGCTCGGGATCGCCGACCGCTTCCACGTGATCGTGGCGGGCGGAGACATGCCGGAGAAGAAGCCCGATCCCGCGCCGCTGCTCCACGCCGCCAACAAGCTGGGATCGCCGCCGGGCGCGGTGGTGATGGTGGGCGACGGAGTGCAGGACGTCATGTGCGCGCGGCGCGCGGGGACGTGGGCCGTGGCCGTCGAGTCGGGCTTCTCGCCCGTGGAGACGCTGATCCAGGCGGGGCCGGACGTCACCGTGAAGGACCTGTCGATGCTGCCCGGCATCGTGCAGCGGTGGCGAGAGCCGACGACGAAGATCAAGCTGCGCTGA
- a CDS encoding sulfatase-like hydrolase/transferase produces MKTGQILREWSGRIAQSALGGAAAGLAAAALDTAYALGSDEDRAPGGALLSVFVADAGLVAPVALGVSLAVGVALVLLWPATVPSPGAMISWLRARAKGRPADVAAFVPLAVLAAFLWTTLSAQLARALLGLDVSAPLAGAAIAAGALGLGLLAALAALAITPALRQALATASEGRPAFVDPAVTGGVAIALSIGLLAVGIKTGGVSGEGGLLGIYGVLKRPELDLRAPGLLLLVSGFALLAPALSRPWPRRALVSLALALLPLALTAYAATSLDRAPAVGQTIERSAPLGRISLRALRKLADRDKDGASALFGGGDCKERDAAIGPLGVEIPDNGIDEDCTGSDLSSKALAALAPQPAERPTPEASAKVPSDLNVVLITIDTLRADLGYAGNPRPVSPNLDALAARSAAFLRAYSLASYTGKSVGPMLLGKYGSETRRNWGHFNKFEDEETFLAERLTKAGVRTMSAHGHRYFGKFGGLDSGFDVVDMSAAPPENAPWDIDNVATSPKLTDAALALLERPENVSGRFFLWVHYLDPHADYLRHDDVPSFGTGQRALYDGEVAFTDKHIGRLLDAVAKAPWGARTAIVVTSDHGEAFGEHKMYRHGFEVWEELVRVPLIVHVPGAKPARIEARRSLVDLVPTVLDLFHIEQPPPPRDDSADWLSGTSLLPDVLLAEGQKPAERDVLVDMPAGPYNDARRALIHGDMKLIVSNNAAYELYDLSRDPEERQDLWSSKDARREMEERYAAVRARLREIRVTGPRK; encoded by the coding sequence ATGAAGACGGGACAAATCCTCCGCGAGTGGTCCGGCCGGATCGCGCAGAGCGCGCTCGGCGGGGCTGCAGCGGGGCTCGCGGCAGCCGCGCTCGACACGGCGTACGCGCTCGGATCGGACGAGGACCGCGCGCCAGGCGGAGCGCTTCTGTCCGTGTTCGTCGCCGACGCGGGGCTCGTCGCGCCCGTGGCGCTCGGCGTGTCGCTCGCGGTGGGCGTGGCGCTCGTCCTGCTCTGGCCAGCGACCGTCCCGTCACCAGGCGCGATGATCTCGTGGCTCAGGGCGCGGGCGAAAGGCCGTCCGGCGGACGTTGCCGCGTTCGTTCCGCTCGCGGTCCTCGCGGCGTTCCTCTGGACGACCCTGTCGGCGCAGCTCGCGCGGGCGCTGCTCGGGCTCGACGTCTCGGCGCCGCTCGCGGGCGCGGCCATCGCGGCGGGCGCGCTCGGTCTGGGGCTCCTGGCGGCGCTCGCGGCGCTCGCGATCACGCCCGCGCTCCGGCAAGCGCTCGCGACGGCGAGCGAAGGGCGCCCCGCGTTCGTGGATCCGGCGGTGACCGGAGGCGTGGCGATTGCGCTGTCGATCGGGCTGCTCGCGGTGGGCATCAAGACCGGCGGCGTCTCCGGCGAGGGTGGGCTGCTCGGCATCTACGGGGTGCTCAAGCGCCCGGAGCTCGACCTGCGGGCGCCCGGCTTGCTGCTGCTCGTGAGCGGCTTCGCGCTGCTCGCGCCGGCTCTGTCGCGTCCGTGGCCGAGGCGCGCGCTCGTGTCGCTCGCCCTCGCGCTTCTTCCGCTCGCGCTGACGGCGTACGCGGCGACGTCGCTCGATCGCGCGCCGGCCGTGGGACAGACCATCGAGCGCAGCGCGCCGCTCGGCCGGATCTCGCTGCGAGCCCTGCGAAAGCTCGCCGATCGCGACAAGGACGGCGCGAGCGCGCTCTTCGGCGGAGGCGACTGCAAGGAGCGCGACGCGGCCATCGGTCCGCTCGGCGTGGAGATCCCCGACAACGGCATCGACGAGGACTGCACGGGCTCGGATCTGTCGTCCAAGGCCCTCGCCGCGCTCGCGCCGCAGCCTGCCGAGCGCCCCACGCCCGAGGCGAGCGCGAAGGTCCCGAGCGATCTCAACGTCGTTCTGATCACGATCGACACGCTGCGCGCCGACCTCGGCTACGCGGGAAACCCGCGCCCGGTCTCGCCGAACCTCGACGCGCTCGCGGCCCGCTCGGCGGCCTTCTTGCGCGCCTACTCGCTCGCCTCGTACACGGGCAAGAGCGTGGGCCCGATGCTGCTCGGCAAGTACGGCAGCGAGACGCGCCGCAACTGGGGGCACTTCAACAAGTTCGAGGACGAGGAGACGTTCCTCGCCGAGCGCCTCACAAAGGCCGGCGTGCGCACGATGAGCGCGCACGGGCATCGCTACTTCGGCAAGTTCGGCGGGCTCGACTCGGGCTTCGACGTCGTCGACATGTCCGCCGCGCCGCCCGAGAACGCGCCCTGGGACATCGACAACGTGGCCACGAGCCCGAAGCTCACGGACGCCGCGCTCGCGCTGCTCGAGCGCCCCGAGAACGTCTCCGGCCGCTTCTTTCTGTGGGTCCACTACCTCGACCCGCACGCCGACTACCTGCGCCACGACGACGTCCCGAGCTTCGGCACCGGGCAGCGCGCGCTCTACGACGGCGAGGTCGCGTTCACGGACAAACACATCGGCAGGCTCCTCGACGCGGTCGCAAAGGCGCCCTGGGGAGCGCGCACCGCGATCGTCGTGACGAGCGATCACGGCGAGGCGTTCGGCGAGCACAAGATGTACCGGCACGGCTTCGAGGTGTGGGAGGAGCTGGTGCGCGTGCCGCTCATCGTGCACGTTCCAGGCGCCAAACCCGCGCGCATCGAGGCGCGCCGGAGCCTCGTCGACCTCGTGCCCACGGTGCTCGACCTCTTCCACATCGAGCAGCCGCCGCCGCCGCGCGACGACAGCGCCGACTGGCTCTCGGGCACCTCGCTCCTGCCCGACGTGCTCCTCGCCGAAGGCCAAAAACCCGCCGAGCGCGACGTCCTCGTCGACATGCCCGCAGGCCCCTACAACGACGCGCGCCGTGCCCTGATCCACGGCGACATGAAGCTGATCGTCTCGAACAATGCAGCTTACGAGCTGTACGATCTCTCACGCGACCCCGAGGAGCGCCAGGATCTCTGGTCGTCGAAGGACGCGCGCAGGGAGATGGAAGAGCGGTATGCGGCGGTGCGGGCGCGGCTGCGCGAGATCCGGGTCACGGGGCCGCGGAAGTGA